A region of Pyxidicoccus parkwaysis DNA encodes the following proteins:
- a CDS encoding pyruvate carboxylase, with product MAQPSLKPIQKVLCANRGEIAIRVFRACNELGIRTVAIYSDEDRTHEHRHKADEAYLVGRGKRPVEAYLGIEEILDVAQKAGVDAIHPGYGFLSENADFAEACERRGIRFIGPRSSVVRTMGDKVAAKQLAQKVGVPVVPGVTLEGDDARVLAQARAFFVQHGGPVLVKAAHGGGGRGMRVVREEKELESALASARSEAKSAFGSSAVFLEKFLERVRHIEVQLLGDLHGNLVHLRERDCSVQRRHQKVIEIAPAPNLSPALRTAICDAAVRLAREAGYSSAGTAEFLVSGETFYFIECNARLQVEHTVTEQVTGVDLVQSQIRIAEGYRLDSPEVGIPSQESIVPRGFAVQLRVTTEDPANNFMPDAGIITAWRAATGFGIRLDGSNGYTMAHISPYYDSMLVKVIAYAPTFQGAVMKGQRALREFRIRGVKTNLPFLENVLRHPAFQHGETYTRFIDETPELFQLAPRRDRASKLLQYLGDVIVNGHPTIKKQQRLKPTQFLEPRLPVTPSGPVPRGTAQILAEKGPRGLAEWVLSQKKVLLTDTTMRDAHQSLLATRMRTRDILRVAPATAHLASDLFSLESWGGATFDTAYRFLNEDPWARLRALKAAAPNLLLQMLLRGANAVGYTSYPDNVVEAFIDEAAEAGVDVFRIFDSLNDLGSMEVSIRRVLKTGKVAEVAICYTGDVANPKRNKYTLDYYADLAKRIEDSGAHFLCIKDMAGLLRPRAAAMLMDKLREVTRLPIHLHMHDTAGNGIASYLEAIEHGVHIVDVALGSMAGLTSQPSMNALVSALRGHPRETGLANARLQPLANYWEDVREYYAPFESGLKSTTSEVYYHEIPGGQYSNLRPQVAEMGLLGRWNDVKDAFALVNALVGDIPKVTPSSKMVGDFAIFLLKNDLAVRGVDMNDSTHLTHAKLIAEAPRLDFPSSVVGYFRGELGQPPNGFPEDLRAAVLKGLPRVEGRPSASMPPLDLDKLQQDLSQKAGHPLTRADAISSALYPRVMAGFLDDQAKYEDVSILDTPNYFYGMEVGQEIWVDLEPGKTLVISLTAVGEPDDDGCRTVYFALNGHNRSVLVRDRSLASKVEARRQADRANPNHVAASMPGTVIALHVKPGARVEAGAPLVTLEAMKMETVVRAPRAGTVAEVVPSLKGAVQGGDLLAVLQ from the coding sequence ATGGCCCAACCCTCCCTGAAGCCCATCCAGAAGGTGCTGTGCGCCAACCGCGGTGAGATTGCCATCCGCGTGTTCCGAGCCTGCAACGAGCTGGGCATCCGCACCGTCGCCATCTACAGCGACGAGGACCGCACCCACGAGCACCGGCACAAGGCGGACGAGGCGTACCTCGTCGGCCGCGGCAAGCGCCCGGTGGAGGCGTACCTGGGCATCGAGGAGATTCTCGACGTCGCGCAGAAGGCCGGCGTGGACGCCATCCACCCGGGCTACGGCTTCCTCTCCGAGAACGCCGACTTCGCCGAGGCCTGCGAGCGCCGGGGCATCCGCTTCATCGGCCCGCGCTCTTCCGTGGTGCGGACCATGGGCGACAAGGTGGCCGCCAAGCAATTGGCCCAGAAGGTGGGCGTGCCGGTGGTGCCCGGCGTCACGCTCGAAGGCGACGACGCGCGAGTGCTGGCGCAGGCCCGCGCCTTCTTCGTGCAGCACGGTGGCCCGGTCCTGGTGAAGGCCGCGCACGGCGGCGGTGGCCGGGGCATGCGCGTGGTGCGCGAAGAGAAGGAATTGGAGTCCGCGCTCGCCTCCGCGCGCTCCGAGGCGAAGAGCGCCTTCGGCTCCTCGGCGGTGTTCCTGGAGAAGTTCCTGGAGCGCGTGCGCCACATCGAGGTGCAGCTCCTGGGTGACTTGCACGGCAACCTCGTGCACCTGCGCGAGCGCGACTGCTCGGTGCAGCGCCGCCATCAGAAGGTCATCGAGATTGCCCCGGCGCCCAACCTGTCCCCTGCCCTGCGCACCGCCATCTGCGACGCGGCGGTGCGGCTGGCGCGCGAGGCCGGCTACTCCAGCGCGGGCACCGCCGAGTTCCTTGTCTCCGGCGAGACGTTCTACTTCATCGAGTGCAACGCGCGGCTCCAGGTGGAGCACACCGTCACCGAGCAGGTGACGGGCGTGGACCTGGTGCAGAGCCAGATTCGCATTGCCGAGGGCTACAGGCTGGATTCGCCGGAGGTGGGCATTCCCTCGCAGGAGTCCATCGTCCCGCGAGGCTTCGCGGTGCAGCTGCGCGTCACCACCGAGGACCCGGCGAACAACTTCATGCCGGACGCGGGCATCATCACCGCGTGGCGCGCGGCCACCGGCTTCGGCATCCGGCTGGATGGCTCCAACGGCTACACGATGGCGCACATCTCGCCGTACTACGACTCCATGCTGGTGAAGGTCATCGCCTACGCGCCCACGTTCCAGGGCGCGGTGATGAAGGGCCAGCGCGCGCTGCGCGAGTTCCGCATCCGCGGCGTGAAGACGAACCTCCCCTTCCTGGAGAACGTGCTGCGCCACCCCGCCTTCCAGCACGGCGAGACGTACACGCGCTTCATCGACGAGACACCGGAGCTCTTCCAGCTCGCGCCCCGGCGTGACAGGGCGAGCAAGCTGCTCCAGTACCTGGGCGACGTCATCGTCAACGGGCACCCCACCATCAAGAAGCAGCAGCGGCTCAAGCCCACGCAGTTCCTGGAGCCGCGCCTGCCGGTGACGCCGTCCGGCCCGGTGCCGCGCGGCACGGCGCAGATTCTCGCGGAGAAGGGCCCGCGCGGCCTCGCCGAGTGGGTGTTGTCGCAGAAGAAGGTGCTGCTCACCGACACCACGATGCGTGACGCGCACCAGTCCCTGCTGGCCACGCGCATGCGCACGCGCGACATCCTCCGTGTGGCGCCGGCCACCGCGCACCTCGCTTCGGACCTCTTCAGCCTGGAGTCCTGGGGCGGAGCGACGTTCGACACCGCGTACCGCTTCCTCAACGAGGACCCGTGGGCCCGCCTGCGCGCGCTGAAGGCCGCGGCACCCAACCTGCTGCTCCAGATGCTCCTGCGCGGCGCCAACGCCGTGGGCTACACGAGCTACCCGGACAACGTGGTGGAGGCCTTCATCGACGAGGCGGCCGAGGCGGGCGTGGACGTCTTCCGCATCTTCGACAGCCTCAACGATTTGGGCAGCATGGAGGTCTCCATCCGCCGCGTGCTCAAGACGGGCAAGGTGGCGGAGGTGGCCATCTGCTACACGGGCGACGTCGCCAACCCCAAGCGCAACAAGTACACGCTGGACTACTACGCGGACCTGGCGAAGCGCATCGAGGACTCGGGCGCCCACTTCCTGTGCATCAAGGACATGGCGGGCCTGCTGCGCCCGCGCGCCGCGGCCATGCTGATGGACAAGCTGCGCGAGGTGACGCGCCTGCCCATCCACCTGCACATGCACGACACGGCTGGCAACGGCATCGCCAGCTATCTCGAAGCGATTGAGCACGGCGTACACATCGTCGACGTGGCGCTGGGCAGCATGGCGGGCCTCACCAGCCAGCCCAGCATGAACGCACTGGTGAGCGCGCTGCGCGGCCACCCGCGCGAGACGGGCCTCGCCAACGCGCGCCTGCAGCCGCTGGCCAACTACTGGGAAGACGTGCGCGAGTACTACGCCCCCTTCGAGAGCGGCCTCAAGAGCACGACGAGCGAGGTCTACTACCACGAGATTCCGGGCGGCCAGTACTCCAACCTCCGGCCTCAAGTCGCCGAGATGGGACTGCTCGGCCGGTGGAACGACGTGAAGGACGCCTTCGCGCTCGTCAACGCGCTGGTGGGGGACATCCCCAAGGTGACGCCGTCCTCGAAGATGGTGGGCGACTTCGCCATCTTCCTCCTGAAGAACGACCTCGCCGTGCGCGGCGTGGACATGAACGACAGCACCCACCTCACCCACGCGAAGCTCATCGCCGAGGCGCCGCGCCTGGACTTCCCCTCCAGCGTGGTGGGCTACTTCCGCGGCGAATTGGGCCAGCCGCCCAACGGCTTCCCAGAGGACTTGCGCGCGGCCGTGCTCAAGGGCCTTCCGCGCGTGGAGGGCCGGCCGTCCGCGAGCATGCCCCCGCTCGATTTGGACAAGCTCCAGCAGGACTTGTCGCAGAAGGCGGGCCACCCGCTCACGCGTGCGGACGCCATCTCCTCCGCGCTCTACCCGCGCGTCATGGCGGGCTTCCTGGATGACCAGGCGAAGTACGAGGACGTGTCCATCCTCGACACGCCGAACTACTTCTACGGCATGGAGGTGGGGCAGGAAATCTGGGTGGACCTCGAGCCGGGCAAGACGCTGGTCATCAGCCTGACGGCCGTGGGCGAGCCGGACGACGATGGCTGCCGCACGGTGTACTTCGCGCTCAACGGGCACAACCGCTCGGTGCTGGTGAGAGACCGCAGCCTCGCATCGAAGGTGGAGGCGCGGCGCCAGGCGGACCGCGCCAACCCGAACCACGTGGCGGCGAGCATGCCGGGCACCGTGATTGCCCTGCACGTCAAGCCGGGCGCACGCGTGGAGGCGGGCGCGCCGCTCGTCACGCTGGAGGCGATGAAGATGGAGACGGTGGTCCGTGCCCCGCGCGCCGGCACCGTGGCGGAGGTGGTGCCTTCGCTCAAGGGCGCCGTGCAGGGTGGAGACCTGCTCGCGGTGCTTCAGTAG
- a CDS encoding MFS transporter, whose protein sequence is MKFLRDLRSVLNLTVIVAGLGYFVDLFDITLFGVVRRASLIDLGITDAAEILQKGLFIYNAQMVGMMVGGLIWGVIGDKRGRLSVMFGSILLYSFANLANAFVWDVNGYALCRFLGGVGLAGELGAAITLVAESLPKDKRGLGTTVVATLGMLGIVAAAFLGQHLSWKTAYISGGLMGIALLFARFKVSESELFTKKTDPSRANPFLLLQGGRFLKYICCILIGVPIYFTTGILFTFAPELTAGLGVQGTVTAGNAILYGSIGLTVGDLLAGVFSQWLKSRKRAVALNLVGGFALMLVYGLVPGLTSTMVYVLSFFIGITVGYWAVLVTMAAEQFGTNIRATVATTVPNFVRGSAALAASGFAWLKGVEGITVANAALIVGSLCFGLALLALLRIEETFHRDLDYEETASGSTQPVAQQSHSST, encoded by the coding sequence ATGAAATTCCTGAGAGATCTCCGCTCGGTACTGAATCTGACGGTCATCGTTGCCGGGCTGGGGTACTTCGTCGACCTCTTCGACATCACGCTGTTCGGCGTGGTGCGCCGTGCGTCGCTCATCGACCTCGGAATCACCGACGCGGCGGAGATCCTCCAGAAGGGCCTGTTCATCTACAACGCGCAGATGGTGGGCATGATGGTGGGCGGCCTCATCTGGGGCGTCATCGGCGACAAGCGCGGGCGCCTCTCGGTGATGTTCGGCTCCATCCTGCTCTACTCGTTCGCCAACCTGGCCAACGCCTTCGTCTGGGACGTGAATGGCTACGCGCTCTGCCGCTTCCTCGGCGGCGTGGGCCTGGCGGGTGAATTGGGCGCGGCGATTACGCTGGTCGCCGAGTCCCTGCCCAAGGACAAGCGCGGCCTGGGCACCACCGTCGTCGCCACGCTGGGCATGCTCGGCATCGTCGCCGCGGCGTTCCTCGGCCAGCACCTGAGCTGGAAGACGGCCTACATCAGCGGTGGGCTCATGGGCATCGCGCTGCTCTTCGCGCGCTTCAAGGTCTCCGAGTCCGAGCTGTTCACCAAGAAGACGGACCCGTCGCGCGCCAACCCGTTCCTGCTCCTGCAGGGCGGGCGTTTCCTCAAGTACATCTGCTGCATCCTCATCGGCGTGCCCATCTACTTCACCACGGGCATCCTCTTCACCTTCGCCCCCGAGCTCACGGCGGGCCTCGGCGTGCAGGGCACGGTGACGGCCGGCAACGCCATCCTCTACGGCTCCATTGGCCTCACGGTGGGAGACCTGCTCGCGGGCGTCTTCAGCCAGTGGCTCAAGAGCCGCAAGCGCGCGGTGGCCCTCAACCTCGTCGGGGGCTTCGCGCTGATGCTCGTCTACGGGCTCGTCCCGGGCCTCACCAGCACCATGGTCTACGTGCTGAGCTTCTTCATCGGCATCACCGTGGGCTACTGGGCGGTGCTGGTGACGATGGCGGCCGAGCAGTTCGGCACCAACATCCGCGCCACCGTGGCGACGACGGTGCCCAACTTCGTGCGCGGCTCGGCGGCGCTCGCGGCCAGCGGCTTCGCGTGGCTCAAGGGCGTGGAGGGCATCACCGTGGCCAACGCGGCCCTCATCGTGGGCAGCCTCTGCTTCGGCCTCGCGCTGCTCGCGCTGCTGCGCATCGAGGAGACGTTCCACCGCGACCTCGACTACGAGGAGACAGCCAGTGGCAGCACCCAGCCCGTCGCGCAGCAGTCGCACTCCAGCACCTGA
- a CDS encoding SBBP repeat-containing protein, which produces MRVLNPIRNVVFASTLALASAPGCGGDAFPGPGAEALPRSQEQALACENMVPVMTGATTPSGTVTRSGVYDASYEAWQAFDGSTGSMWISTEGQTPAWIGYQWASGTKLINRYAIHYVNGSITTRAPKQWTFEGWNGNAWVVLDTRTNQVNWTGNERREFAVTSPGAYSRYRLNISDDNDTRSGIVVISMGRLELLNCATSTYPAANAAWTKTTGSAGGFTRVHDLVGDPVGRTYITGMTQPGLDGSPLVGLMDAFLQARDANGNKLWSVQIGAPGGLALGYGIARNRTWEDIYVGGFVDGSVDGTPTTGYREALLTKYRYTGVRQWTRQLGNVGSNTEGFGVAVDGLDNAFIAGTVEGALDGNPAIGTSDAFVAKYDSAGNRLWTRKVGAAGTRTDGRRVSADSVGNVYVSGWTEGGLDGNVRMGPQDLFVVKYNAAGVKQWTRQLGSSTTAVWLYGSAVDPAGSIYVSGYSGGGLDGNPNPTGGSDAFVTKYDAAGVKQWTREIGGAGGGSWSMGLFIDDSGVYLSGSGSGDVGNPSGAGTGAAHNFVARYDTAGNRQWVVQQDAARLNGADVVTYATGVSADWSGNLYVGGFTSGTLGGSTVMGDPHGFVTRLPMP; this is translated from the coding sequence GTGAGAGTCCTGAATCCCATCCGAAACGTCGTATTTGCATCCACGCTCGCCCTGGCGTCCGCGCCGGGCTGCGGGGGTGACGCATTCCCCGGCCCCGGGGCCGAGGCCCTGCCGCGCAGCCAGGAGCAGGCGCTGGCCTGCGAGAACATGGTGCCCGTCATGACGGGGGCCACCACGCCCTCCGGCACCGTCACCCGCTCTGGCGTCTATGACGCGTCGTACGAGGCGTGGCAGGCGTTCGACGGCAGCACGGGGTCCATGTGGATCTCCACGGAGGGCCAGACGCCCGCGTGGATTGGCTACCAGTGGGCCAGCGGAACGAAGCTCATCAACCGCTACGCCATCCACTACGTCAACGGCTCCATCACCACGCGTGCGCCCAAGCAGTGGACGTTCGAGGGGTGGAACGGCAACGCGTGGGTGGTGCTCGACACGCGGACGAACCAGGTCAACTGGACGGGCAACGAGCGGCGCGAGTTCGCGGTGACCTCGCCCGGTGCGTACTCGCGCTACCGCCTGAACATCTCGGACGACAACGACACGCGCTCCGGCATCGTCGTGATTTCGATGGGGCGGCTGGAGTTGCTCAACTGCGCCACGTCGACGTATCCGGCGGCCAATGCCGCATGGACGAAGACGACGGGCTCGGCGGGGGGCTTCACGCGCGTGCATGACCTCGTCGGAGACCCGGTCGGGCGCACGTACATCACGGGCATGACGCAGCCGGGGCTGGATGGCAGCCCGCTCGTCGGGCTGATGGATGCGTTCCTCCAGGCGCGGGATGCGAATGGGAACAAGCTCTGGTCGGTGCAGATTGGCGCGCCCGGCGGCCTCGCGCTGGGCTATGGCATCGCTCGCAACCGGACGTGGGAGGACATCTACGTGGGCGGCTTCGTGGATGGCTCCGTCGACGGCACTCCGACGACGGGGTACCGCGAGGCCCTGCTGACGAAGTACCGGTACACCGGCGTGCGGCAGTGGACGCGGCAGCTCGGCAACGTGGGCTCCAACACCGAGGGGTTCGGCGTGGCGGTGGATGGCCTCGACAACGCCTTCATCGCCGGCACGGTGGAGGGCGCGCTGGACGGCAATCCGGCCATCGGCACCTCGGATGCGTTCGTGGCGAAGTACGACTCCGCGGGCAATCGGCTGTGGACGCGGAAGGTGGGCGCGGCGGGCACGCGGACCGATGGGCGCCGCGTCTCCGCGGACAGCGTGGGGAATGTCTACGTCTCCGGCTGGACGGAGGGCGGCCTCGACGGCAACGTGCGCATGGGGCCGCAGGATTTGTTCGTCGTGAAGTACAACGCGGCCGGCGTGAAGCAGTGGACGCGGCAGCTCGGCTCTTCGACGACGGCGGTGTGGCTGTATGGCTCGGCGGTGGACCCGGCGGGCAGCATCTACGTCTCGGGCTACAGCGGCGGCGGCCTGGACGGCAATCCGAACCCTACGGGCGGCTCGGATGCCTTCGTGACGAAGTACGACGCGGCCGGCGTGAAGCAGTGGACGCGGGAGATTGGCGGCGCGGGCGGTGGCTCCTGGTCCATGGGGCTCTTCATCGACGACAGCGGCGTGTACCTGTCGGGCAGCGGCTCCGGTGACGTGGGCAACCCCTCGGGGGCCGGCACGGGGGCGGCGCACAACTTCGTCGCGCGGTACGACACGGCAGGCAACCGGCAGTGGGTCGTCCAGCAGGACGCGGCGCGGCTCAATGGCGCGGACGTGGTGACGTACGCCACCGGGGTGTCGGCCGACTGGAGTGGGAACCTGTACGTGGGCGGCTTCACCAGCGGCACGCTCGGCGGCAGCACGGTGATGGGCGACCCGCATGGCTTCGTGACGAGGCTTCCGATGCCATAG
- a CDS encoding sensor histidine kinase, protein MTLRIWALGMAAGTLGALPHALRAYAQEPRDFLFKLALELVPYSAWALLGPLVLAVFRRVPPEGPRLGRNLGILLVAGAGFAQLHVFLLAPVMAELQQWSSRGVSFTTGLWELLLGRGAVGYFEYLLFLAAWAALRSARRARERELAESRLAVQLAETRLRALRAQLDPHFLFNTLNAVTGLVRQHRNPEAVEALVELGHLLRASLEGRGDHEVPLEDELELVRRYLGIEQLRFGGRLAVHLEPEPGTLRALVPSLILQPLVENAIKHGTARRVGRGHILVRSVREGRVLRLEVRDDGPGLRAGGAGGTGIGVANTRDRIRERYGAPYGLTLEDLPEGGVLARVELPYVEARADMRDEEVRSRA, encoded by the coding sequence ATGACGCTGCGCATCTGGGCGCTCGGCATGGCGGCGGGGACGCTGGGCGCGCTGCCGCATGCATTGCGCGCGTATGCGCAGGAGCCGCGCGACTTCCTCTTCAAGCTGGCGCTGGAGCTGGTGCCGTACAGCGCCTGGGCCCTGCTCGGTCCGCTGGTCCTCGCCGTCTTCCGACGCGTGCCTCCGGAGGGCCCACGCCTGGGGCGGAACCTGGGCATCCTGCTGGTGGCGGGCGCGGGCTTCGCGCAGCTCCACGTGTTCCTCCTCGCGCCCGTGATGGCCGAGCTCCAGCAGTGGAGCTCGCGAGGCGTGTCCTTCACGACGGGCCTGTGGGAGCTGCTGCTGGGACGCGGCGCGGTGGGCTACTTCGAATACCTGCTCTTCCTCGCCGCCTGGGCCGCGCTCCGCTCCGCGCGTCGTGCTCGCGAGCGCGAGCTGGCGGAGTCGCGCCTCGCGGTGCAGCTCGCGGAGACCCGGCTGCGGGCCCTGCGCGCGCAGCTCGACCCGCACTTCCTCTTCAACACGCTCAACGCCGTCACGGGCCTGGTGCGTCAGCATCGCAACCCCGAGGCAGTGGAGGCGCTGGTGGAGCTGGGTCACCTGCTGCGCGCGAGCCTGGAGGGACGCGGCGACCACGAGGTGCCACTCGAAGACGAGCTGGAGCTGGTTCGTCGTTACCTCGGCATCGAGCAGCTCCGCTTCGGCGGCCGCCTCGCGGTCCACCTGGAGCCGGAGCCCGGGACGCTGCGCGCCCTCGTGCCGTCGCTCATCCTCCAGCCGCTGGTGGAGAACGCCATCAAGCACGGCACCGCGCGCCGCGTCGGGCGGGGCCACATCCTCGTGCGCAGCGTGCGCGAGGGAAGGGTGCTGCGCCTGGAGGTGCGCGACGATGGCCCGGGCCTCAGGGCGGGAGGGGCAGGGGGCACGGGCATCGGCGTGGCCAACACGAGAGACCGCATCCGCGAGCGCTATGGTGCGCCCTACGGCCTGACGCTGGAGGACCTGCCGGAAGGCGGCGTGCTCGCGCGAGTGGAGTTGCCATACGTGGAAGCACGAGCCGACATGAGGGACGAGGAGGTACGGAGCCGTGCGTGA
- a CDS encoding LytR/AlgR family response regulator transcription factor — protein sequence MREGNAEQSGWRVLVVDDEPLARDNVKHLLARATDVTHVRECEGGREAVEVILRERPDLVFLDVQMPEVDGFDVLREVGPERMPPVIFVTAFDRYAVKAFEANALDYLLKPFGDRRFEEALERARRQRAQGRDRALLERLSALLDLHRGRAPEPEPRAPPASPPDGGYIERIAVKTNGKVLLLPVQELDWCEAEGNYVVLHAGSRSPMLRETLNQVEQWLDPRRFVRVHRSTLVNVERIRELEPDVDKGWVVVLRDGTRLRLSPGRKAAVEALLRQSF from the coding sequence GTGCGTGAGGGGAACGCCGAGCAGTCCGGCTGGCGTGTGTTGGTGGTGGACGACGAGCCGCTGGCCCGCGACAACGTGAAGCATCTGCTGGCCCGCGCGACGGACGTCACGCACGTGCGCGAGTGCGAGGGCGGACGCGAGGCCGTGGAGGTCATCCTCCGCGAGCGGCCGGACCTCGTCTTCCTCGACGTGCAGATGCCGGAGGTGGACGGCTTCGACGTGCTGCGCGAGGTGGGCCCGGAACGGATGCCCCCGGTCATCTTCGTGACGGCGTTCGACCGGTACGCGGTGAAGGCCTTCGAGGCCAACGCGCTCGACTACCTGCTCAAGCCCTTCGGCGACCGGCGCTTCGAGGAGGCTCTGGAGCGAGCCAGACGCCAGCGAGCCCAGGGAAGGGACCGGGCCCTGCTGGAGCGGCTGTCCGCGCTGCTCGACCTGCACCGGGGACGCGCGCCGGAGCCCGAGCCCAGGGCGCCCCCTGCCTCACCTCCCGACGGTGGCTACATCGAGCGCATCGCCGTGAAGACGAACGGCAAGGTGCTGCTGTTGCCGGTGCAGGAATTGGACTGGTGCGAGGCCGAGGGCAACTACGTGGTGCTGCACGCGGGCAGTCGCAGTCCCATGCTGCGCGAGACGCTGAATCAGGTGGAGCAGTGGTTGGACCCGCGTCGCTTCGTGCGCGTCCACCGCTCCACGCTGGTCAACGTGGAGCGCATCCGCGAGCTGGAGCCGGACGTGGACAAGGGCTGGGTGGTGGTGCTGCGTGACGGCACGCGCCTGCGCCTGAGCCCCGGCCGCAAGGCCGCGGTGGAGGCGCTGCTTCGGCAGTCATTCTGA